The sequence TCTCCTTCGAAACGGATTACCGCCGAAGGTCTCCCGTTCAGAACTCCCCCGTCTTCGTAAAAATCAGCTTTTTCGCCAAAATATTTTTTTGCTTCATCGATCGTCCTAGCCGGAAGAAAGTCCTGCGGATTCGCGCTTGGAGCAACCAGAGGACCCGTTTTTTTCAAAATTTTTAGTAAGTTTCCGTCTTGAGGTAACCGAAAAGCCAGTGACTTTCCTCCGCGATGAAGATACGCGAATTTTTCATCAGCCACACCGAAAATAATGCTTACTTTTCCAGGCCAGAATCCGAGAATTTGTTCTCGCAGCTTTTCTGAAAGAACCACGCCGAACTTTTCCACGTCATCAATCGAGGAAATAAGTATAATGCACGGCTTATCTTTGTCTCTTTGCCGCAATTCATAGATCCTCTCGACGGCTTTCGCAGATATGGCGGAGCCGACAAGCCCATAAAGAGTATCGGTCGGAATTATTCCAACGCCGTCATTTTTAAGAATAGAAATATAATCCTCCTTCATACGTCAAGATGAGCATGATCATTCCAGACAAGAAGTTTCCAGCCTTTTGTTTTCAAATCCTTTTTTCCCGGATCATACTCGACAACCGTGATCCCAGTATTTTTTGTTGCGAAAAAAGCTCCGAATTTAGAGAAAGTGGGCAAAGTCAATTCTTCATCTAAAAGAGCGAGAGCCACGCACATCCGAAGAAGCCGGGCGTGTGTCACGACAAGAAGATGCTCTGCTTTCGTATTTTTGAAGAGATCAATCGCTTTGCGGGCGCGGGATTTCAG comes from Candidatus Paceibacterota bacterium and encodes:
- a CDS encoding L-threonylcarbamoyladenylate synthase, whose amino-acid sequence is MKEDYISILKNDGVGIIPTDTLYGLVGSAISAKAVERIYELRQRDKDKPCIILISSIDDVEKFGVVLSEKLREQILGFWPGKVSIIFGVADEKFAYLHRGGKSLAFRLPQDGNLLKILKKTGPLVAPSANPQDFLPARTIDEAKKYFGEKADFYEDGGVLNGRPSAVIRFEGEKIIVIRDGEALRGRN